A genomic window from Natronorubrum aibiense includes:
- a CDS encoding helix-turn-helix domain-containing protein — protein MAQAEHQSSQNALLTLKIWHPDCWTLEVTEAVSANLLAHTVYNAADGRVKGHFTAYGDSTEELDRLVEEATNSRLTHSVAEMQHRYGFEHPHVASGSVTRELLVEYDPNDTVSDALASYGFIQEGPVQIRDGTEYWSVFVDNDDRGQLHERLEAVREMRDAEVSVTKITSHSTSSSNVLSRVENLSKRQREIFELACEHDYYAWPRGITTRELADEADISKTTLLEHLRKAEAKLLDPAINEFTQSL, from the coding sequence ATGGCACAGGCAGAACACCAATCTTCTCAAAACGCATTATTAACGCTCAAAATTTGGCATCCGGACTGTTGGACCCTAGAAGTGACAGAGGCAGTGTCCGCAAACCTGCTCGCACACACAGTGTACAATGCGGCAGACGGGCGTGTCAAGGGTCATTTTACGGCCTACGGTGACTCGACTGAGGAACTCGATCGACTCGTCGAAGAAGCCACCAACTCCCGATTGACCCATTCGGTTGCTGAGATGCAACACCGATATGGCTTCGAACACCCTCACGTCGCTTCGGGTAGCGTAACCCGCGAATTGCTCGTCGAATACGACCCGAACGACACGGTCAGCGATGCGCTCGCCTCTTACGGATTTATTCAGGAGGGGCCCGTCCAGATCCGTGATGGGACCGAATACTGGTCCGTGTTTGTCGATAACGACGATCGGGGTCAGCTTCACGAGCGTCTCGAAGCCGTGCGGGAAATGCGAGATGCCGAAGTTTCCGTTACCAAGATCACTTCTCACAGCACCTCCAGTAGTAATGTACTCAGCAGGGTCGAGAACCTCTCGAAGCGTCAGCGTGAAATTTTCGAACTTGCCTGCGAACACGACTACTACGCCTGGCCCCGGGGAATCACCACCCGTGAGCTGGCTGACGAGGCGGATATCTCGAAGACGACCCTCCTCGAGCATCTCCGAAAAGCGGAAGCCAAACTCCTCGATCCTGCGATCAACGAATTTACCCAATCTCTCTGA
- a CDS encoding 2,3-butanediol dehydrogenase: MQAATYHGQKDIRVEEVEEGAVEAGEVRIDIDSCGICGSDLHEYTAGPIFVPEGDPHPVSGETAPIRMGHEYSGTIAEIGESVTDLAVGDAVAVNPILYCGECRQCREGNYHICDSIGFIGLSGGSGGFAESAVVDAEHAVPLGEDVPVEHGALVEPLSVGLHAVRRSGLQAGDAVAVFGSGPIGLAVIQCARVAGAGTIFVSEPRDARRERAADCGAAELIDPSTTDPVEYIHSHTDGGADITFEVAGVEPSFNAAVESTAPDGRTTIVSIWEEEVSTHPNNLVLGERTVTGTLAYLGGPRSDEEYGMVIDMLADGRLDPEPFITGRIGLDEIVANGFDRLIDPESDHVKILVKPDME, from the coding sequence ATGCAGGCAGCAACGTACCACGGCCAAAAGGACATCCGTGTCGAGGAGGTAGAAGAGGGAGCAGTCGAAGCGGGCGAGGTCCGAATTGACATCGATTCCTGTGGCATTTGTGGTTCAGATCTCCACGAATACACCGCCGGGCCGATTTTCGTTCCAGAAGGCGACCCCCATCCCGTCTCGGGGGAGACAGCACCGATCAGAATGGGTCACGAGTACAGCGGCACCATCGCGGAAATCGGCGAGTCCGTGACGGATCTAGCTGTCGGTGACGCCGTCGCCGTCAACCCCATCCTCTACTGCGGGGAGTGTCGGCAGTGCCGGGAGGGGAACTACCACATCTGTGATTCGATCGGATTCATTGGACTCTCCGGCGGAAGTGGTGGATTCGCCGAGAGCGCAGTTGTTGACGCAGAACACGCTGTTCCACTTGGAGAAGACGTCCCCGTAGAACACGGCGCGCTGGTTGAGCCACTGAGCGTGGGACTGCACGCGGTACGCCGCTCCGGACTCCAGGCCGGCGACGCCGTCGCAGTGTTCGGGAGTGGCCCCATCGGTCTAGCGGTAATCCAGTGTGCTCGCGTGGCCGGTGCGGGAACGATTTTCGTCTCCGAACCGCGCGACGCCAGGCGTGAACGCGCAGCTGACTGTGGGGCAGCGGAACTCATCGATCCGTCGACAACTGACCCCGTCGAGTACATCCACTCGCACACAGACGGTGGCGCCGACATCACGTTCGAGGTCGCAGGCGTCGAACCCTCGTTCAACGCGGCCGTTGAGAGCACGGCGCCGGATGGCCGTACAACCATCGTGAGCATCTGGGAGGAGGAAGTGAGTACGCATCCGAATAACCTTGTCCTCGGTGAACGAACCGTGACCGGGACGCTTGCCTACCTCGGCGGCCCGCGCTCCGACGAAGAGTACGGAATGGTGATCGACATGCTCGCCGACGGTCGCCTTGACCCAGAGCCGTTCATCACTGGCCGAATCGGCCTCGATGAGATCGTCGCCAATGGGTTCGACCGACTCATCGATCCCGAGAGCGACCACGTCAAAATCCTCGTCAAACCCGATATGGAGTAA
- a CDS encoding DUF7344 domain-containing protein — translation MSEDVGNFDTALELCCDQHRRIVLAIIIKEQRPLSLNDLSKSIVRHNHHLTITEVPAEEVTQIYLSLYHIHIPKLVANGVLEYDRERQLVQPTERLEQLEPYLATIIDADPGLNILVNK, via the coding sequence ATGAGTGAGGACGTGGGTAACTTTGACACAGCCCTTGAGTTGTGTTGTGACCAGCACCGTCGTATCGTCCTCGCTATCATCATTAAAGAACAACGGCCACTGTCTCTAAATGACCTATCAAAATCCATTGTGCGCCACAATCACCACCTCACGATCACAGAGGTGCCTGCCGAGGAAGTGACGCAGATCTATCTCTCACTTTATCACATCCACATTCCAAAACTGGTGGCAAACGGGGTTTTGGAGTATGATCGAGAACGACAATTGGTGCAACCAACTGAACGGCTTGAGCAGTTAGAGCCGTACCTTGCGACAATTATCGACGCAGACCCCGGTCTGAACATACTCGTTAACAAGTAA
- a CDS encoding helix-turn-helix domain-containing protein, giving the protein MSLYGEFSVPTDAFALHYTLEQIQEITIETERVVATEVGLTNYFWVSGCNLDEFETVSEKDPSIQNLRRLDEFDRATLFRAEWTEQVDAIIFAYLEIGATILEATGSHDEWHFCMRFDTHDRLDQFQDHCDDQGISFRLTKLHEITQPHTGSQFGLTEKQSEALVTAWKMDYFTTANVTLADVASELGITPQSLSERLQRGYQSLIANTIVVTPPSD; this is encoded by the coding sequence ATGAGCTTATACGGCGAATTTTCTGTCCCGACTGATGCGTTCGCTCTCCACTACACACTGGAGCAGATACAAGAGATCACTATTGAGACAGAGCGAGTCGTTGCTACCGAGGTGGGACTCACGAACTATTTCTGGGTTTCTGGGTGCAATCTTGACGAATTTGAAACTGTGAGTGAGAAGGATCCATCCATCCAGAATTTGCGTCGCTTAGACGAATTCGACCGCGCTACACTCTTTCGAGCGGAATGGACAGAGCAGGTAGACGCCATCATCTTCGCTTATCTTGAAATTGGGGCCACAATCCTCGAAGCCACTGGAAGTCACGACGAATGGCACTTCTGTATGCGCTTCGATACGCATGATCGTCTTGACCAGTTTCAAGATCATTGTGATGATCAAGGGATCTCGTTCAGACTGACAAAACTCCATGAAATTACGCAGCCACACACAGGAAGCCAGTTTGGCTTAACCGAAAAACAGTCCGAAGCGTTAGTGACTGCATGGAAGATGGACTATTTTACCACCGCAAACGTGACCCTCGCTGATGTAGCCAGCGAACTCGGTATCACTCCGCAATCGCTCTCGGAACGGCTACAACGGGGGTATCAATCATTGATAGCAAACACCATCGTCGTCACTCCTCCATCAGATTAA
- a CDS encoding PAS domain-containing sensor histidine kinase, which translates to MSTRASAPDDAFWEDVDDDVALHRYRTLVSTIDDGVYQLDSDGHFVAVNDMIVETTGYSREKLLGEHVSLVLTDDDVERIESEIVNQIETEDEDIATFEFGVQTADGETIPCELRINLLIEEGAFQGTIGVARNLSEKKQRLATLESAQASYDSITSVLDEADIGVFVLDDAFEIAWANETIGQYFGLDRDGLIGCDKQQVVHESITDTVDDSNRFAETVLATYDDNSYIEEFECHVTAGTDRAERWLEHRSKPIESGQYAGGRVELYYDITDRKQSEDALRATEQRFESLVDAVEEYAILRLDSDGHVISWNEGAKQIKGYNTDEILDEHISTFYTEADRAENVPEQNLERATEIGSVEDEGWRVRKDGSQFWANVTITTVWDEDGTHCGFLKVTRDMTDQYERERELESELQQVFGRISDAFYAVDEDFCFTHVNGRAEEILQHSREELLGENIWEAFPDARNTHGYEAFHRALETQKAVSYEETFPSLGGWFEVRVYPSETGLSVYFRDVTERKEREQAIRESERRYRTLAENFPNGLVTLFDEELQYTLAEGRAFDYLPHSRDDIEGHHLHEVWADDVVEVIEPVFQAALEGEKQSVEGTSEGREWILHVVPLADRDGEIHGGMTMALDITERKERERELLKYETIVETVNDGIYTVDEDGRFTMVNDAYCELTGYSRAELLGSHVSLVVDDETVERAKELEAEIAAENIDKPMAETMIQTADGDRVPSEATFSMLSGDGHERIGVARDITERKERERALEESERRYRTLVEHFPNGAVGLYNKNLTYTVAGGKMLNELGIPSDEIAGTSIYERYPDDLIEEIKPHFRAVFDGESKTFEVEYHNRHLIAHTLPVRNADDEIYAGMLMIQDITERKEYRRLLEESNKRLEQFAYAASHDLQEPLRMVTSYLQLIDNRYGDALDEDGEEFLEFAVDGAERMRDMIDGLLEYSRVETRGDPFEAVDLNDILEDVRKDMQVQIKESNAEIEIDELPCVEGDASQLRQVFQNLLSNAVEYSGSQPPRVDISAERDGTNWIVSVQDEGIGIDADEQELIFEVFQRLHTHEEHPGTGIGLALCRRIVERHGGEIWVESKPGDGATFSFTLPAASDCDT; encoded by the coding sequence ATGAGTACACGAGCGAGTGCTCCTGACGACGCATTTTGGGAGGATGTCGACGACGACGTAGCGCTCCACCGGTATCGGACACTCGTCAGCACGATCGACGATGGGGTGTATCAGCTTGATTCAGACGGACACTTCGTTGCGGTCAACGACATGATCGTCGAAACGACAGGCTATTCTCGCGAGAAACTCCTCGGCGAGCACGTCTCACTCGTTCTCACTGATGACGATGTTGAACGCATCGAATCTGAAATCGTGAACCAGATCGAAACAGAAGATGAGGATATCGCTACCTTTGAATTCGGTGTCCAAACTGCCGATGGAGAGACGATTCCCTGTGAACTACGGATCAACCTGCTGATCGAGGAAGGAGCGTTTCAGGGGACGATCGGCGTCGCACGAAATCTCTCCGAGAAAAAGCAGCGGCTGGCAACCCTCGAGTCAGCACAGGCGTCGTACGACTCGATCACAAGCGTTCTCGACGAAGCAGATATCGGTGTCTTCGTGCTCGATGATGCGTTCGAGATTGCGTGGGCCAACGAGACGATCGGACAGTATTTCGGCCTCGATCGAGACGGGCTCATCGGCTGTGACAAACAACAGGTCGTACACGAGAGTATAACCGATACAGTCGACGATTCAAACCGATTTGCAGAGACAGTCTTGGCAACGTACGACGACAACAGTTACATCGAAGAGTTCGAATGCCACGTCACGGCAGGCACTGACCGTGCGGAACGCTGGCTCGAGCACCGGAGCAAACCGATCGAATCGGGGCAGTATGCGGGCGGTCGAGTCGAACTCTACTACGATATCACAGATCGGAAGCAATCAGAAGATGCTCTCCGAGCGACTGAACAGCGGTTTGAGTCGCTGGTCGACGCCGTCGAGGAGTACGCAATCTTGCGGCTTGACTCGGACGGTCACGTCATCAGTTGGAACGAAGGTGCGAAGCAAATCAAGGGCTACAACACTGACGAGATACTCGACGAGCACATCTCGACGTTCTACACCGAAGCGGATCGAGCGGAAAACGTTCCCGAGCAAAACCTCGAACGGGCAACCGAAATCGGATCCGTCGAAGACGAAGGGTGGCGTGTCAGAAAGGATGGCTCCCAGTTCTGGGCAAATGTGACGATTACAACGGTTTGGGACGAGGACGGAACCCACTGCGGATTCCTGAAGGTCACCCGCGACATGACCGATCAATACGAGCGCGAACGGGAACTCGAGAGCGAACTCCAGCAGGTGTTCGGTCGGATCTCCGACGCGTTCTACGCAGTCGACGAAGACTTTTGCTTCACACACGTCAACGGGCGTGCCGAGGAGATTCTGCAGCACTCTCGAGAAGAACTGCTCGGCGAGAATATCTGGGAGGCGTTCCCGGATGCCCGCAACACACACGGCTACGAGGCGTTCCACCGTGCACTCGAGACACAGAAAGCAGTGTCCTACGAGGAAACGTTTCCCTCCCTCGGTGGATGGTTTGAAGTCCGCGTGTATCCCTCCGAAACCGGGCTTTCGGTGTACTTCCGTGACGTCACCGAACGGAAAGAGCGCGAGCAGGCGATCCGAGAGTCGGAGCGTCGCTACCGAACACTCGCGGAGAATTTCCCGAACGGGCTCGTCACCTTGTTCGACGAGGAACTTCAGTACACGCTCGCCGAGGGTCGAGCGTTCGACTATCTTCCCCACTCGAGAGACGACATTGAAGGCCATCACCTTCACGAGGTGTGGGCCGATGACGTGGTTGAGGTGATCGAACCCGTGTTCCAGGCCGCACTTGAAGGCGAGAAGCAGTCGGTTGAGGGCACGTCCGAGGGGCGCGAGTGGATTCTCCACGTCGTGCCACTTGCGGATCGGGATGGCGAGATCCACGGGGGAATGACGATGGCTCTGGACATCACCGAACGCAAGGAACGCGAGCGAGAACTGCTGAAGTACGAGACGATCGTCGAGACCGTTAACGACGGCATCTACACGGTCGACGAAGACGGTCGCTTCACGATGGTCAACGATGCGTACTGCGAACTGACTGGATACTCCCGAGCGGAATTGCTTGGATCCCATGTCTCACTGGTTGTTGACGACGAAACCGTCGAGCGAGCGAAAGAGCTGGAAGCTGAGATTGCAGCGGAGAACATCGATAAACCAATGGCGGAAACGATGATACAGACGGCAGATGGCGATCGCGTTCCCTCTGAGGCGACCTTCTCGATGTTATCCGGCGACGGGCACGAACGAATCGGCGTTGCCCGTGATATCACCGAACGGAAGGAGCGCGAACGCGCGCTCGAGGAGAGCGAACGTCGCTATCGAACGCTCGTCGAACACTTTCCAAACGGCGCAGTTGGGCTCTATAACAAGAACTTGACTTATACCGTCGCAGGTGGCAAGATGCTGAATGAACTTGGGATCCCATCCGATGAGATCGCTGGCACCTCAATCTATGAGCGATATCCTGACGATTTAATCGAAGAGATCAAACCGCACTTTCGCGCCGTTTTCGATGGCGAATCGAAGACGTTCGAAGTGGAGTACCACAATCGACATCTGATAGCACACACACTCCCCGTTCGAAACGCGGACGACGAGATCTACGCTGGGATGTTGATGATACAGGACATCACCGAACGCAAGGAGTACCGCCGACTGCTCGAGGAATCGAACAAACGACTCGAACAGTTCGCATATGCCGCCAGCCATGATCTCCAAGAGCCCCTGCGGATGGTCACGAGCTACCTCCAGTTGATCGACAATCGATACGGAGATGCACTCGACGAGGACGGTGAAGAATTCCTCGAGTTCGCTGTCGATGGGGCTGAGCGAATGCGCGACATGATCGATGGACTGCTCGAATATTCACGGGTCGAAACGCGCGGTGATCCGTTCGAAGCAGTCGACTTGAACGACATCCTCGAAGACGTTCGCAAGGATATGCAGGTGCAAATCAAGGAGAGCAACGCCGAGATCGAAATTGACGAGCTCCCATGTGTGGAAGGGGATGCCAGCCAGTTACGCCAAGTCTTCCAGAACCTGCTCAGTAATGCAGTCGAGTATAGCGGCAGCCAGCCACCACGAGTCGACATTTCTGCTGAACGCGATGGCACAAACTGGATCGTTTCAGTTCAGGACGAGGGGATCGGGATTGACGCTGACGAGCAAGAGCTTATCTTCGAGGTGTTCCAGCGACTGCATACGCACGAGGAGCATCCGGGAACTGGTATTGGACTCGCACTGTGCCGCCGAATTGTCGAACGCCACGGCGGCGAGATCTGGGTTGAGTCCAAACCTGGTGACGGTGCGACGTTCTCGTTTACGTTGCCGGCAGCGAGTGATTGCGATACGTGA
- a CDS encoding aldehyde dehydrogenase family protein encodes MSQTVDSQVYKHYIGGEWTDGKGSETFVSENPATGETLKTFRRSTETDVDRALEAAEDAFEDWRSLSYIDRAEYLWDIYHELRERTDELGEIVTKECGKEISEGRADVIEAYHMVEWAAANARHPHGDVIPSEIASKDAYMRRKPRGVVGCITPWNFPVAIPFWHMAIALVEGNTVVWKPAEQTPWCGQIIAEMFEDAGIPNGVFNMVQGYGDAGAAITDDERVDTVLFTGSAEVGHEIAGKVGSEPGKLAACEMGGKNGIIVADDADLDVAVHSAVMSSFKTTGQRCVSSERLIVHTDIYDEFKERFLEVAKNVAVGDPLKESTFMGPAIEAEHVEKIHRHNELAREEGAEVLLDRAELEADEIPEGHENGNWVGPFVYEVEYDSDLRCLQEECFGPHVALIEYDGDMDRALEIHNDTNYGLAGAIISEDYRKIHEFRDEAEIGLAYANLPCIGAEVHLPFGGVKKSGNGYPSAREVIEAVTERTAFTLNNSKDIEMAQGLSADITTQDD; translated from the coding sequence ATGAGTCAGACAGTCGACTCGCAGGTATACAAGCATTACATCGGCGGCGAATGGACCGACGGAAAAGGGTCGGAGACGTTCGTCAGTGAGAATCCAGCAACCGGAGAGACGCTCAAAACGTTCCGACGTAGTACGGAAACAGACGTCGACCGGGCGCTCGAGGCAGCTGAGGACGCATTCGAGGACTGGCGTTCACTTTCGTACATCGACCGCGCGGAGTACCTCTGGGACATCTATCACGAACTGCGCGAGCGGACCGACGAACTCGGTGAAATCGTTACCAAAGAGTGTGGAAAAGAAATCAGTGAGGGACGTGCTGATGTGATCGAGGCCTACCACATGGTCGAGTGGGCCGCCGCCAATGCCCGCCATCCCCACGGTGACGTGATTCCGAGTGAGATCGCCTCGAAAGACGCCTACATGCGCCGGAAACCCCGCGGTGTTGTCGGCTGTATTACACCGTGGAACTTCCCCGTTGCCATCCCCTTCTGGCACATGGCAATCGCACTGGTTGAGGGGAACACAGTCGTCTGGAAACCCGCAGAGCAGACGCCGTGGTGTGGCCAGATCATCGCCGAGATGTTCGAAGATGCCGGCATCCCCAACGGCGTGTTCAACATGGTACAGGGCTACGGCGACGCCGGCGCGGCGATCACCGACGACGAACGGGTCGATACTGTCCTCTTTACCGGCTCCGCAGAGGTCGGTCACGAGATTGCTGGCAAGGTCGGCAGCGAACCCGGCAAGCTCGCAGCCTGTGAGATGGGTGGGAAGAACGGCATAATTGTCGCCGATGATGCCGACCTCGACGTCGCCGTCCACTCCGCTGTGATGTCGAGTTTCAAGACAACCGGCCAACGGTGTGTCTCGAGCGAACGGCTGATCGTCCACACGGACATCTACGACGAGTTCAAAGAACGATTCTTGGAGGTGGCCAAGAACGTCGCCGTCGGCGACCCGCTCAAAGAAAGCACGTTCATGGGGCCGGCGATCGAGGCCGAACACGTCGAGAAGATCCACCGCCACAACGAACTCGCACGCGAGGAAGGTGCTGAGGTGCTCCTCGACCGCGCGGAACTCGAGGCCGACGAAATTCCCGAGGGACACGAAAATGGAAACTGGGTCGGCCCGTTCGTCTACGAAGTCGAGTACGACTCCGATCTCCGCTGTCTTCAAGAGGAGTGTTTCGGCCCGCACGTCGCGCTCATTGAGTATGACGGAGACATGGACCGCGCACTCGAGATCCACAACGACACGAACTACGGGCTTGCCGGTGCGATCATCTCCGAGGACTACCGAAAGATCCACGAGTTCCGTGACGAGGCCGAGATCGGTCTCGCCTACGCGAACCTGCCATGTATCGGCGCAGAAGTCCACCTTCCGTTCGGCGGCGTCAAAAAGTCTGGCAACGGCTACCCAAGCGCCCGTGAAGTAATTGAGGCTGTTACTGAGCGAACGGCATTCACGCTCAACAACTCCAAGGATATCGAGATGGCACAGGGCCTGTCCGCGGACATCACCACTCAGGACGACTAG
- a CDS encoding aldo/keto reductase yields MEYTHLGNSGLEVSRLCLGCMNFGSEQPWMVHDHDDALEVIDRALDLGINFVDTANAYSKGESEEILGKALAERDREEFVVATKVYFPMRDGPNGQGLSRKHILDQAQASLDRLDTDYIDLYQIHRWDDNTPIEETLSALDSLIDEGIVRYVGASSMPAWKFMKALHTADVNNYERFISMQCEYNLVDRHEEANVLPLCEDQDIGVIPWSPLAGGFLADKYEQGKDPDEGRAATDDFMQKRFTEDNWAVLETVRKLADEKDATAAQVSLAWLLHKDLVDSPIIGPRTIEHLEDNVDSLDVTLTAEERQRLEAPIEPVWNRAIGDV; encoded by the coding sequence ATGGAATACACGCATCTAGGGAATTCGGGACTCGAAGTTTCCAGACTCTGTCTGGGGTGTATGAACTTCGGCAGTGAGCAGCCCTGGATGGTTCACGATCACGACGACGCTCTCGAAGTCATCGACCGAGCGCTCGACCTCGGGATCAATTTCGTCGATACGGCCAACGCCTACTCAAAAGGTGAGAGCGAGGAGATTTTGGGGAAAGCCCTAGCCGAACGCGACCGCGAGGAATTCGTCGTCGCGACAAAGGTCTACTTTCCAATGCGTGACGGCCCCAACGGACAGGGGCTCTCTCGGAAGCATATCCTCGATCAGGCACAGGCGAGTCTCGACCGACTCGATACCGACTACATCGACCTCTACCAGATTCATCGCTGGGACGATAACACGCCCATCGAGGAGACGCTCTCGGCACTCGACTCTCTGATCGACGAGGGCATAGTGAGATACGTCGGCGCGAGTTCGATGCCTGCTTGGAAGTTCATGAAAGCGCTCCACACAGCGGACGTCAACAACTACGAACGGTTCATCTCGATGCAATGTGAGTACAACCTCGTCGACCGTCACGAGGAGGCGAATGTCCTTCCGCTATGTGAGGACCAAGATATCGGTGTCATCCCGTGGTCACCTCTCGCAGGCGGCTTCCTCGCAGACAAGTACGAACAGGGAAAAGATCCTGACGAGGGCCGTGCTGCGACGGACGACTTCATGCAAAAACGGTTCACTGAAGACAACTGGGCCGTGCTCGAGACTGTCCGGAAACTCGCCGACGAGAAAGACGCGACTGCTGCACAGGTGTCGCTCGCATGGTTGCTGCACAAGGACCTCGTCGACTCACCCATCATAGGCCCACGTACCATTGAGCACCTCGAAGATAACGTGGATTCACTCGACGTCACCCTGACTGCCGAGGAACGCCAGCGACTCGAGGCCCCCATCGAACCGGTCTGGAACCGCGCGATTGGAGATGTGTAA
- a CDS encoding response regulator, whose protein sequence is MDSRPTSPPEAKILLVEDNPGDVRLIKGVFRDGQINNHLYTVTDGQEALDFIHREGDHKDAPRPDIILLDLNLPRVDGEDLLHKIKHHPELEQVPVIILSGLDEDLIESRDLDHDTDEDAVIEKPIDPGEFVEVICTFDNFRLSVVRTRDST, encoded by the coding sequence ATGGATAGTCGCCCCACGAGCCCCCCTGAAGCGAAAATATTACTCGTCGAAGACAACCCAGGAGACGTGCGTCTTATCAAAGGAGTCTTCCGCGATGGCCAGATTAACAACCACCTGTACACCGTCACTGATGGTCAAGAAGCACTCGATTTCATTCATCGAGAAGGCGATCATAAGGATGCACCTCGTCCAGACATTATTTTATTGGACCTAAACTTACCGCGCGTAGATGGTGAAGACCTTCTTCACAAAATCAAACATCACCCAGAATTGGAACAGGTTCCTGTTATCATTCTGTCCGGGCTAGACGAAGACCTCATCGAATCACGCGATCTTGATCACGATACAGACGAGGATGCAGTCATCGAAAAGCCGATTGACCCTGGCGAGTTTGTTGAAGTGATTTGTACGTTCGATAACTTCCGATTGTCTGTTGTCCGTACCAGAGACAGTACGTGA